A part of Corynebacterium mustelae genomic DNA contains:
- a CDS encoding DUF4177 domain-containing protein, with protein sequence MKKWEYATVPLLIHTTKQILDTWGEDGWELVTVLPSANPDNLVAYMKREVQ encoded by the coding sequence ATGAAGAAATGGGAATATGCTACCGTACCTTTGCTGATCCACACCACCAAACAAATTCTTGATACGTGGGGCGAAGACGGCTGGGAACTGGTAACCGTACTGCCTAGCGCAAATCCAGATAACCTCGTTGCATACATGAAACGCGAGGTCCAGTAA
- a CDS encoding WhiB family transcriptional regulator, with amino-acid sequence MTTSLVSDTKRNPFLNNSDSTIIERGDWVMQANCRNGDPDALFVRGAAQRRAAAICRQCPVLMQCRADALDNKVEFGVWGGLTERQRRALLRKNPHITSWAEYLANGGELIGI; translated from the coding sequence ATGACCACATCGCTGGTATCCGATACGAAACGAAATCCTTTCCTGAATAACTCGGATTCGACAATAATTGAGCGTGGCGATTGGGTCATGCAAGCAAACTGCCGCAACGGCGACCCCGACGCATTATTCGTACGCGGAGCTGCGCAACGTCGCGCCGCAGCCATTTGCCGACAATGCCCCGTCCTTATGCAATGTCGCGCAGATGCTCTCGACAACAAAGTGGAATTTGGGGTGTGGGGCGGACTGACCGAACGCCAACGCCGAGCACTGTTGCGTAAGAATCCGCACATAACCTCATGGGCTGAATACTTAGCAAACGGCGGCGAGCTCATAGGAATTTAA
- a CDS encoding transglycosylase domain-containing protein, whose product MPLWKPLSRIAGATIVAGVVGAIALSPLAALGGIAIARTNETMQSNIQDLAVGATPGVTTITDKDGVPFAWLYDQRRYELTGDQINQSMKDAIVAIEDRRFYDHHGVDIQGNIRAVATNFLAGGVEQGASTINQQYVKNYLLLVTAKTDEERQAAIETSIPRKLREMRMASAVDDLLSKDEVLTRYLNLIPFGNNAYGIEAAAQTYFGIPAKDLNVPQSAMLAGMVQSSSYLNPYTNEEGVLDRRNTVLNAMVAAGTLSEEDAISFSQQPLGVLEKPATLPNGCIATGNRGFFCDYVLNFLKEKGLSQEDLHKGSYTITTTLDSKVQDAAHNAVASHVSSQTPGVAEVFNVVEPGKDSRRVLAMTSSRDYGLELESGQTVLPQPTSLVGNGAGSVFKIFTAAVALEQGYGLDTQFDVPKRIDVSGMGVGGAVGCPPGKYCVENVGPYAPRMSMRELLAQSPNTTFIKMIEEVTVPAVVDLSVKLGLRSYEKPGSYDGEQSIAEFIKTNNLGSYTLGPTAVNPLELSNVAASIASGGVWCEPSPIVEVRDNKGREVFINTPACEQALNEDVAYALAAGMSDDIIRGTGAGAAGSYGWSAPLAAKTGTTESHQSAAFLAFNDRFAGATYIYNDGTTISPLCTGPVQQCSYGSLFGGFEPARTWFQAASAVGAFNGALPSAKSEFNQGRRSELTEKYFGRSAGDVEKELEKDGYDVVQQIVAGNGTAKGTVVRVVADLPLKPGAKVVLHVSDGTSFSPDPAPAPAPTPAPAPDQFEQDIASLAEELLSLFGGN is encoded by the coding sequence GTGCCTTTATGGAAACCTTTATCTCGAATAGCAGGCGCCACGATCGTCGCAGGCGTGGTTGGTGCCATTGCGTTATCCCCGCTTGCTGCGTTGGGCGGCATTGCTATCGCGCGCACAAACGAGACAATGCAGTCAAATATTCAGGATCTTGCTGTTGGGGCCACCCCTGGGGTGACCACTATTACCGACAAAGACGGGGTCCCGTTTGCGTGGTTATATGATCAGCGCCGGTATGAGCTCACTGGCGACCAGATCAATCAATCCATGAAAGATGCGATTGTGGCGATTGAGGATCGCCGGTTCTACGATCATCACGGCGTCGATATTCAGGGAAATATCCGCGCTGTCGCCACCAATTTCCTTGCTGGCGGTGTGGAACAGGGAGCATCAACAATCAACCAACAGTACGTGAAGAATTATCTGTTATTGGTAACCGCTAAGACAGATGAGGAGCGTCAAGCTGCCATCGAAACCTCTATCCCCCGAAAGCTGCGCGAAATGCGGATGGCTTCAGCTGTCGACGATTTGCTGAGCAAGGATGAGGTTTTAACCCGCTATCTCAATTTGATCCCGTTCGGCAATAACGCCTATGGCATTGAGGCTGCGGCTCAAACTTATTTCGGTATTCCGGCAAAAGACCTTAATGTGCCACAGTCTGCAATGTTGGCGGGCATGGTGCAGTCCTCAAGTTATCTCAACCCTTACACGAACGAGGAAGGCGTTTTAGATCGTCGAAACACAGTGCTGAACGCTATGGTGGCTGCAGGTACGCTTTCAGAGGAGGATGCAATATCGTTCTCACAGCAGCCTTTGGGTGTTTTAGAAAAGCCCGCAACGCTACCGAATGGCTGCATCGCGACCGGTAACCGGGGATTCTTCTGCGACTATGTGCTCAATTTCCTGAAAGAAAAGGGGTTGAGCCAGGAGGACTTGCACAAGGGTTCTTATACAATCACCACTACTTTGGATTCTAAAGTTCAAGACGCAGCCCATAATGCAGTCGCATCGCATGTTTCCTCGCAGACTCCAGGCGTTGCAGAGGTGTTCAATGTTGTGGAACCAGGAAAAGATTCCCGCCGGGTGTTGGCGATGACATCATCGCGTGATTATGGTTTGGAGTTGGAATCGGGCCAAACTGTTTTGCCGCAACCAACGTCGTTGGTAGGCAACGGTGCCGGTTCGGTTTTTAAGATTTTCACTGCGGCAGTGGCTCTTGAGCAGGGCTATGGTCTGGATACCCAATTTGATGTTCCGAAACGCATTGATGTTTCCGGGATGGGTGTTGGTGGCGCTGTTGGGTGTCCACCCGGCAAATACTGTGTGGAGAATGTAGGCCCTTACGCGCCACGTATGTCTATGCGTGAATTACTTGCGCAGTCGCCGAATACAACCTTTATCAAGATGATTGAGGAAGTTACGGTTCCGGCTGTGGTGGATTTATCCGTAAAACTGGGGCTTCGTTCCTACGAAAAGCCAGGTAGTTACGATGGTGAACAGTCCATCGCTGAGTTTATCAAGACGAATAATTTAGGGTCCTATACCTTGGGGCCAACCGCGGTAAACCCGTTGGAGTTGTCCAATGTTGCCGCTTCGATTGCCTCAGGTGGGGTGTGGTGTGAGCCTTCCCCTATTGTGGAAGTGCGTGACAATAAGGGGCGGGAAGTGTTCATCAACACCCCCGCTTGCGAGCAGGCTCTTAATGAGGATGTGGCCTATGCACTTGCTGCGGGGATGAGCGACGACATCATTCGCGGTACAGGCGCCGGCGCCGCGGGGAGTTATGGCTGGTCGGCACCACTAGCCGCGAAGACTGGTACCACGGAGTCGCATCAATCTGCCGCATTCTTAGCGTTCAATGATCGGTTTGCCGGGGCTACTTATATTTATAACGATGGCACAACGATTTCGCCGTTATGTACTGGCCCTGTGCAACAATGCTCATACGGTAGCCTGTTTGGCGGATTTGAACCTGCTCGCACCTGGTTCCAGGCGGCATCGGCGGTGGGGGCTTTTAACGGGGCGCTGCCAAGTGCTAAGTCGGAATTTAATCAGGGTCGTCGATCGGAGTTGACGGAGAAATACTTCGGCCGCTCGGCTGGCGATGTTGAGAAAGAGCTGGAGAAAGACGGCTATGACGTGGTTCAGCAGATTGTTGCCGGTAATGGCACCGCCAAAGGAACTGTGGTTCGGGTAGTGGCGGATTTGCCATTGAAGCCAGGCGCAAAGGTGGTCTTGCATGTCTCTGATGGGACGTCGTTTAGCCCTGATCCTGCCCCCGCTCCTGCGCCAACGCCAGCGCCAGCACCTGATCAGTTCGAACAAGATATTGCGTCGCTGGCGGAGGAACTACTGAGCTTGTTTGGCGGTAATTAG
- a CDS encoding GatB/YqeY domain-containing protein, whose translation MSELKEQIRTDMTAAMKAREKDRTGALRMLLSAITAEETASKARHELNDADILKVIAREIKKRKESAEVYTEAGRTELAEKERTEAEILAVYLPAQLNDAEVTAIVEAAIAEVAAAEGEATMKHMGQIMKIATEKAAGQADGKRLSTAVRAALSAS comes from the coding sequence ATGAGTGAATTGAAAGAACAAATCCGAACCGACATGACCGCAGCTATGAAAGCGCGGGAAAAAGACCGCACTGGAGCGCTGCGAATGCTCCTGTCTGCGATTACCGCTGAGGAAACCGCCAGCAAAGCTCGCCACGAGTTGAACGATGCTGACATATTGAAAGTGATCGCACGGGAAATTAAAAAGCGCAAGGAATCCGCAGAGGTTTACACCGAAGCTGGCCGAACCGAACTTGCTGAAAAAGAGCGTACCGAGGCAGAAATCCTTGCGGTTTACCTGCCCGCGCAGCTTAACGACGCCGAAGTCACGGCAATCGTTGAAGCCGCCATCGCTGAGGTAGCCGCCGCCGAAGGAGAAGCCACCATGAAGCACATGGGGCAAATCATGAAGATCGCCACCGAAAAAGCCGCTGGCCAAGCGGACGGCAAGCGGCTTTCTACAGCAGTGCGGGCGGCATTGTCGGCGTCGTAA
- a CDS encoding metallophosphoesterase: protein MRVGRITKFITRFGLTGFFAGAAIVSWAVRECHQFELKVVEVPLLPAGTLRGNREFRILHISDLHMIPRHKKKQAWVRQLDSLNPDLVVNTGDNLSDEKAVPHVLRALGPLLQRPGFFVFGSNDYFAPKMVNPFVYLLGKKRKVSDVSLPWQGMRAAFIEHGWVDLNNHRHEVKISGVRIAAAGVDDPHHDLDDYDAIAGVPHADADLALALLHAPEPRVLQRFAADGYNLSLSGHTHGGQVCLPTGTAIVTNCGIDRVRAAGLHAFDEMAMHVSNGLGTSKFAPIRLFCRPSATLIRVVEKQ, encoded by the coding sequence ATGAGGGTGGGAAGAATAACAAAATTCATAACACGATTCGGGTTGACTGGTTTCTTCGCTGGCGCAGCAATTGTCAGCTGGGCGGTGCGAGAATGCCACCAATTTGAATTGAAAGTGGTGGAAGTGCCCCTTTTGCCTGCGGGAACTCTGCGCGGCAACCGCGAATTCCGGATTCTTCATATTTCTGATTTACATATGATCCCCCGCCACAAGAAAAAACAAGCGTGGGTGCGTCAGTTGGATTCGCTAAATCCAGATCTGGTAGTCAATACTGGCGATAATCTCTCGGATGAAAAGGCCGTTCCGCATGTGCTGCGTGCATTAGGCCCGCTTTTACAGCGGCCTGGTTTTTTTGTCTTTGGTTCTAATGATTACTTTGCACCTAAGATGGTAAATCCCTTCGTGTACCTATTGGGGAAAAAGCGTAAGGTTTCTGATGTTTCGTTACCGTGGCAAGGGATGCGGGCAGCGTTTATCGAACACGGCTGGGTGGATCTGAATAATCATCGCCACGAGGTGAAAATCAGTGGGGTGCGAATAGCTGCGGCAGGTGTGGATGATCCCCACCATGATTTAGATGATTATGATGCCATTGCTGGTGTTCCTCATGCTGATGCTGACCTTGCATTGGCGTTGTTACACGCCCCAGAGCCACGGGTATTGCAACGTTTTGCTGCCGATGGCTACAACCTGTCACTCTCAGGACATACCCACGGCGGGCAGGTATGTTTACCTACCGGGACTGCGATTGTCACCAATTGCGGCATTGATCGGGTGCGCGCTGCTGGCCTGCACGCTTTTGATGAGATGGCTATGCATGTGTCCAATGGCCTGGGTACGTCGAAGTTTGCCCCGATTCGCTTGTTCTGCCGCCCGTCAGCAACCCTCATTCGGGTCGTCGAAAAGCAGTAG
- a CDS encoding HAD family hydrolase has protein sequence MTTLLPPLSSFRAILFDLDNTLLDHDHAAHFGVIDWSHTLGIAADPARWAAIERKYFLAFERGELSHDQQRYMRIREYLNRPELTDSQAGELFSDYISRYRKALIQIPFAAQTLAKALTLVDAGNVTVGILTNGASALQKQKMRVAGLWDDRLVMLAAKELGSAKPNLQCYTRALTAINVAPQDAIVIGDDLNNDVVGPLSAGLSAIYFARDGKNSAAAPPEVPVISQLAELVW, from the coding sequence GTGACCACTCTTTTGCCTCCGCTGTCATCATTTCGGGCCATTTTATTTGACCTTGACAATACGTTGCTTGATCACGACCACGCCGCTCATTTTGGCGTGATCGATTGGTCACACACACTGGGCATCGCAGCAGACCCGGCGCGTTGGGCCGCGATCGAGCGAAAGTATTTCTTGGCATTCGAGCGCGGGGAATTGAGTCATGACCAGCAGCGTTATATGCGTATCCGTGAGTACCTTAATCGCCCGGAATTAACCGACTCCCAGGCTGGCGAATTATTTTCCGATTATATTTCGCGTTATCGAAAGGCTTTGATTCAGATTCCGTTTGCGGCACAAACACTGGCAAAAGCGTTAACGCTTGTCGACGCCGGCAATGTCACGGTTGGGATACTCACCAATGGCGCGTCAGCGTTACAGAAACAGAAGATGCGGGTGGCAGGATTGTGGGATGATCGGTTGGTCATGTTAGCCGCTAAGGAACTAGGTTCAGCGAAACCTAACCTTCAGTGTTATACGCGCGCCTTAACCGCCATTAATGTTGCACCACAAGATGCGATCGTTATTGGTGACGACCTCAATAACGACGTCGTGGGGCCGTTATCGGCGGGGTTATCTGCGATTTATTTCGCGCGCGACGGCAAAAACTCTGCCGCTGCCCCGCCAGAAGTCCCGGTTATTTCGCAGTTGGCCGAGTTGGTGTGGTGA
- a CDS encoding cupredoxin domain-containing protein, whose product MQPDSTTPNPPHLRNRSRATWHRKASKPVSFWMLTLIAASLIHWALPNYRWVLIHMFTLGIITNSIVLWSQHFTEKFLHQPLPESARPWQLRRIAILNLGIIITLAGQLLHTSVTYYWYLTAIGAVIVSVSLAIHAAYLALQYRNSRKTGTAHRYGASVISFICSAAFLSIGTIVGVVLARELASPLKENLLLSHLVLNILGFIGCAAIGALMLLFPAVWRTQAHYERPGLTFSLLVTGTLTAAIGAGLGYSHMSAAGLAIYIVGLLIPAGSWARCVQTVLTDPRDRITFAAASVLCAPLWLIGSLIVLTYRTATATHSAAITLPTMTFLVGFAAQLLIGVMSYLLPTTIGGGPNATRTGLTVYDRAGLFRSTLLNVGLAAWLYTDNSWLRVVLSILAMGSLAVFVVLSPLAVRAQLGVIRKNREPLSPATAPKLNQITAGLATLALVIAAFGGLVPTPSTPVTTGGTGKTTTVDVSMMNMSFSPNVLEIPVGNQLVVNLRNDDDQAHDLAFDNGVTSGRINPGAQTEITVGVITTNMAGWCTIAGHRIQGMELHILVTGAETETTTNPAVQHKPTKPVNNGSDDSLAPVTTR is encoded by the coding sequence ATGCAGCCGGACAGTACCACCCCGAATCCGCCGCACCTGCGTAACCGTAGTCGCGCAACCTGGCATCGAAAAGCAAGCAAACCTGTCTCCTTTTGGATGCTAACCCTCATAGCTGCCTCCCTAATTCACTGGGCATTACCCAACTACCGGTGGGTACTCATCCACATGTTCACCCTCGGGATTATCACCAATTCCATCGTGTTATGGTCCCAGCACTTCACGGAGAAATTCCTCCACCAACCATTGCCAGAATCCGCCCGGCCCTGGCAATTACGGCGGATCGCGATACTTAACCTGGGGATTATCATCACGCTGGCGGGGCAATTGCTCCACACCAGCGTCACGTACTATTGGTACCTCACCGCTATTGGGGCGGTTATCGTTAGCGTCAGCCTGGCAATACATGCGGCCTACCTGGCGCTGCAATACCGAAACTCCCGGAAAACCGGTACCGCACACCGCTACGGAGCTAGCGTTATATCCTTCATCTGCTCTGCAGCATTCTTAAGTATCGGCACCATAGTTGGAGTGGTGCTTGCTCGTGAACTGGCAAGTCCACTCAAAGAAAACCTCTTATTAAGCCACCTTGTTCTCAATATTTTGGGATTTATCGGCTGTGCCGCCATCGGGGCGTTAATGCTGCTGTTCCCAGCGGTGTGGCGAACCCAGGCGCATTACGAACGCCCTGGGCTTACATTCAGCCTCCTAGTCACCGGAACTCTCACCGCCGCGATCGGTGCCGGGCTCGGCTACAGCCACATGAGCGCCGCCGGACTCGCAATCTATATCGTCGGCCTGCTTATACCGGCAGGAAGCTGGGCGCGTTGCGTGCAGACAGTGCTAACCGATCCTCGCGATCGCATCACCTTCGCCGCAGCATCAGTTTTGTGTGCCCCACTCTGGCTCATCGGGTCGCTTATCGTCTTGACCTACCGCACCGCCACCGCTACACATAGTGCTGCGATCACGCTGCCCACCATGACGTTTCTGGTCGGATTTGCCGCCCAACTGCTCATCGGTGTCATGAGCTACCTTCTCCCCACCACCATTGGTGGTGGCCCCAATGCGACCCGGACCGGGCTAACCGTTTACGATCGCGCCGGGCTATTTCGATCCACCCTGCTCAACGTGGGCCTAGCAGCCTGGCTTTATACCGATAATTCCTGGCTACGAGTCGTCCTATCCATTTTGGCAATGGGGTCTCTCGCCGTTTTTGTTGTGCTCAGCCCGCTTGCGGTACGGGCCCAATTAGGAGTTATCCGAAAAAACCGAGAACCCCTCAGCCCCGCTACAGCACCGAAACTAAACCAAATAACCGCAGGCCTTGCCACACTCGCCCTAGTGATCGCTGCCTTTGGTGGACTAGTGCCCACCCCCAGCACACCAGTAACCACGGGCGGTACCGGAAAAACCACCACCGTGGACGTATCCATGATGAACATGAGTTTTAGCCCGAATGTTCTGGAAATCCCCGTCGGAAACCAATTGGTGGTCAACCTGCGTAACGACGACGACCAAGCACACGACCTCGCCTTCGACAACGGGGTGACATCAGGCCGAATCAACCCTGGGGCGCAAACCGAAATCACAGTGGGCGTTATCACCACCAACATGGCGGGCTGGTGCACCATAGCTGGGCATCGCATTCAAGGAATGGAACTGCACATCCTTGTAACCGGAGCAGAAACTGAAACCACCACCAACCCCGCAGTGCAACACAAACCCACAAAGCCGGTAAACAACGGCAGCGACGATAGTCTCGCCCCAGTCACCACCCGCTAG
- a CDS encoding MFS transporter, producing MACDPEPGLRAGSPTYRRAVLALVCAGLATFNALYTTQALLPKIATEFHVTTATATLSVSAATASLALCVVPAAILSERLGRGKTLIISVLAATSIGLLVPLAPTIKSLIALRALQGAFIAGVPAAAMTWISDEIHVRDISKAMGLYIAGTSVGGITGRLIPSMALGITDWRWAILMTSGFALLLAITTAVVIPAQRNFTPTQLNVKTHTVAAVTLWRHVPLALLFCCSFILMGVFVSLFNVIGFRLIDDFGFHESHVGLLFLLYFAGTYSSARAGKIIARYGHSTTLIYGSLAMLVGLALCAGNAIVVCCGLLVFIAAFFLIHSTASAAVSQLTTNTAQASGMYILMYYLGSSALGWASGGVYDQVGWYGFLLWLSGWLILLVTLVTVVKYQWRK from the coding sequence ATGGCCTGTGATCCCGAACCCGGACTACGTGCTGGAAGCCCTACATATAGACGTGCGGTTCTGGCCTTGGTATGCGCAGGGCTTGCCACGTTTAACGCGCTATACACCACCCAGGCGCTATTGCCTAAAATAGCCACAGAATTTCACGTCACCACAGCCACCGCGACACTTTCGGTGTCAGCCGCTACTGCAAGCCTGGCGCTATGTGTGGTGCCCGCAGCGATACTCTCCGAACGGCTCGGTCGGGGGAAAACCCTTATCATTTCTGTTCTCGCAGCCACCAGCATTGGCTTGCTCGTTCCACTGGCGCCAACGATCAAATCGCTCATAGCGTTGCGCGCGCTCCAAGGTGCATTCATAGCGGGAGTCCCTGCTGCAGCCATGACCTGGATAAGCGACGAAATCCACGTCCGCGACATCTCTAAAGCCATGGGGCTCTACATTGCAGGAACCAGCGTCGGAGGCATCACTGGCCGCCTGATCCCTTCCATGGCGCTAGGAATCACTGATTGGCGCTGGGCAATCCTCATGACCAGCGGATTCGCCCTATTGCTTGCTATCACCACCGCGGTGGTGATACCTGCCCAACGAAATTTCACCCCCACACAGCTAAACGTAAAAACCCACACAGTCGCCGCGGTTACCCTGTGGCGGCATGTGCCGCTGGCACTGTTATTTTGCTGTTCCTTCATACTCATGGGGGTATTTGTTTCGCTTTTTAACGTAATAGGCTTTCGACTTATCGACGACTTCGGTTTCCACGAATCCCACGTCGGCTTATTGTTCCTGTTGTACTTCGCGGGCACGTACTCCAGCGCCCGCGCCGGGAAAATCATTGCCAGATACGGACACAGCACCACCCTGATATACGGTTCTCTGGCCATGCTGGTGGGACTAGCGTTATGTGCAGGCAACGCAATTGTTGTGTGCTGTGGACTACTGGTGTTTATCGCAGCCTTCTTTCTTATCCATTCCACTGCATCCGCCGCGGTCAGTCAGTTAACCACCAATACAGCGCAGGCATCTGGCATGTACATATTGATGTACTACCTCGGATCCTCGGCCTTGGGATGGGCATCTGGTGGTGTTTATGACCAGGTGGGCTGGTACGGGTTTCTCCTGTGGCTTAGCGGGTGGCTAATCTTGCTCGTTACCCTCGTCACGGTGGTGAAATATCAGTGGCGCAAATAG
- a CDS encoding superoxide dismutase, with protein sequence MAQYELPELDYAYDALEPHISAEIMELHHSKHHANYVNGANAALDKLKDARENGTIAAVVTALSKDLAFNLGGHTNHSLFWKNLSPNGGGTPTDELAAAIERDFGSFDAFKEHFSAAALGLQGSGWAVLAYDKIGQRLVIEQMTDQQGNLSIDLAPLLLLDMWEHAFYLQYKNVKADYVAAVWNVFNWDEVARRYAEATK encoded by the coding sequence ATGGCACAATACGAACTACCAGAGCTCGACTACGCATACGACGCGCTAGAGCCACACATCTCCGCAGAAATCATGGAGCTGCACCACAGCAAGCACCACGCAAATTACGTCAACGGCGCTAACGCCGCCCTCGATAAACTCAAGGACGCCCGCGAAAACGGCACCATCGCCGCTGTTGTTACCGCCTTGTCTAAGGATTTAGCGTTTAACTTAGGTGGGCACACCAACCACTCGCTGTTCTGGAAGAATCTTTCCCCTAACGGCGGCGGTACCCCTACCGATGAGCTTGCGGCAGCGATCGAACGCGATTTTGGTTCCTTCGACGCATTCAAGGAGCACTTTTCAGCCGCAGCACTCGGTTTGCAGGGTTCCGGCTGGGCAGTACTAGCCTATGACAAGATCGGCCAGCGCCTTGTTATCGAGCAAATGACCGATCAGCAGGGTAACCTCTCCATCGACTTGGCGCCATTGCTGCTGCTGGACATGTGGGAGCATGCATTCTACCTCCAGTACAAGAATGTGAAAGCAGACTATGTTGCAGCTGTTTGGAACGTCTTCAACTGGGACGAAGTAGCTCGTCGCTACGCTGAAGCAACCAAGTAA
- the msrA gene encoding peptide-methionine (S)-S-oxide reductase MsrA: protein MGWLFGKPVGLVDTADALRGGTQPVLPDPAPHAVLGTPISGPFEPHHEVVYVALGCYWGAEKLFWETDGVVSTAVGFAGGITPNPTYREVCTGRTNHTEVVQVVYDPRVISFEEIVVKALEAHDPTQGFRQGNDVGTQYRSAIYTATTDQASSAAEIVSDYGPKLKAAGFGDITTEVLPLAQTPAGEFYLAEDEHQQYLHKNPGGYCPHHSTGVPCG from the coding sequence GTGGGTTGGTTATTTGGTAAGCCTGTTGGGTTGGTGGATACAGCGGATGCATTACGGGGTGGGACGCAACCAGTGTTGCCTGATCCAGCACCGCACGCGGTTTTGGGTACCCCGATTTCTGGCCCGTTTGAGCCGCATCACGAGGTAGTGTATGTGGCATTGGGGTGTTATTGGGGTGCTGAGAAGCTGTTTTGGGAAACCGATGGTGTGGTTTCCACAGCTGTTGGTTTCGCCGGTGGCATTACACCGAATCCAACGTATCGTGAGGTATGTACAGGGCGTACGAATCATACCGAGGTAGTGCAGGTTGTGTACGATCCTCGGGTGATTAGTTTCGAGGAAATCGTCGTTAAGGCGTTAGAGGCACATGACCCGACTCAAGGGTTTAGGCAAGGCAATGATGTTGGTACTCAGTATCGTTCTGCCATTTACACTGCAACCACGGATCAAGCTTCCTCAGCTGCAGAAATAGTCTCGGATTACGGCCCAAAGTTGAAAGCTGCTGGTTTTGGCGATATTACAACCGAGGTGTTGCCGCTTGCCCAGACCCCGGCTGGGGAATTTTACCTCGCCGAAGATGAGCATCAGCAGTATCTGCATAAGAACCCCGGTGGCTACTGTCCGCACCATTCCACGGGTGTTCCTTGCGGATAG
- a CDS encoding CPBP family intramembrane glutamic endopeptidase: MFEKSRPQRGVFTFIVLCFSWSWLALAVCYLWGIPQSNPIAQLLTMAFVPAITAVIVRSAITREGFADAGLKPQFRTAWFYYVCAICLPLFSFSLYLFLAYLLGWWETAGDITADRVLSVIAMGSFSALPAAFLLFGEEFGWTAYLRDRLLPGRTTATTLLTGVIWGIWHMPLPWVGYSPTDLNTAEKMWLSLLWIPSCILIEFLIGWLWNHSGSIWPSCILHASLNLVQGVGFTTLFLSAAPITSLMVLDCMTLVPFVLWVIYSDRQLKKRHVDLPLPYHRE, translated from the coding sequence ATGTTCGAAAAATCCCGTCCACAACGTGGCGTCTTTACGTTTATAGTTCTCTGCTTCAGCTGGTCATGGCTTGCTCTAGCCGTATGCTACCTCTGGGGGATTCCGCAAAGTAATCCCATCGCGCAACTACTTACCATGGCTTTCGTTCCGGCTATCACGGCTGTGATCGTGCGGAGCGCAATCACCCGTGAAGGTTTTGCGGACGCGGGTTTGAAACCACAGTTTCGCACCGCCTGGTTTTACTATGTGTGCGCTATCTGCTTGCCGCTTTTTAGTTTCAGCCTGTACTTATTTCTTGCCTACCTGTTGGGTTGGTGGGAAACCGCAGGAGATATTACCGCAGACCGAGTCCTAAGCGTCATTGCGATGGGAAGCTTTTCCGCGCTTCCCGCTGCGTTTTTACTGTTTGGTGAAGAATTCGGCTGGACCGCTTACTTACGGGATCGCCTGCTGCCAGGTCGCACTACTGCCACTACATTACTAACCGGCGTGATATGGGGAATATGGCATATGCCGTTGCCCTGGGTGGGGTACAGCCCCACCGATTTGAATACCGCTGAGAAAATGTGGCTGTCATTGTTGTGGATTCCCTCGTGTATTCTGATTGAATTCCTAATTGGCTGGTTATGGAACCACTCGGGTTCGATCTGGCCGAGTTGCATTCTCCACGCCAGTTTGAATCTGGTTCAAGGCGTTGGTTTCACCACGTTATTCCTAAGCGCGGCACCTATAACATCGCTGATGGTCCTAGACTGCATGACGCTAGTTCCGTTTGTTTTATGGGTGATCTATTCCGATCGGCAATTGAAAAAACGCCACGTAGATCTGCCATTGCCTTATCATCGGGAATAG
- a CDS encoding carboxymuconolactone decarboxylase family protein, giving the protein MKKLYLDQAIPAVYRSLNGTTEELSKVYETAGLDRSLVELVVIRASQINRCPTCLSVHIPKGIAAGLSQRKIDLLPSWREATGVYSDHELAALELAETITLLPAQQRNSAAMDAAREVFNDEQVAALAWAVILIGAYNRLSIFSQHPAAKY; this is encoded by the coding sequence ATGAAGAAACTCTATTTAGATCAAGCAATCCCTGCGGTGTACCGCAGCCTTAACGGCACCACCGAAGAGCTGTCAAAAGTATATGAAACCGCAGGCCTTGACCGCAGTCTTGTCGAACTTGTAGTCATCCGCGCAAGCCAGATCAATCGCTGCCCCACCTGCCTATCGGTGCATATTCCCAAAGGCATTGCGGCAGGGCTTAGCCAACGTAAGATCGATCTTCTACCTAGCTGGCGGGAAGCTACCGGAGTTTATTCCGATCATGAACTAGCGGCCCTGGAGCTTGCGGAAACCATCACCCTACTGCCTGCGCAGCAACGCAACAGCGCCGCTATGGATGCAGCCCGAGAAGTATTTAATGACGAACAGGTTGCCGCCTTGGCTTGGGCTGTGATCCTCATCGGGGCTTACAATCGGCTGTCTATTTTTTCTCAGCACCCGGCTGCTAAATACTAA